A window of Brachybacterium fresconis contains these coding sequences:
- a CDS encoding glutamate synthase subunit beta — translation MADPRGFLRYRDRELPPRRPVPVRLMDWREVYEAREQGTLDVVSRQAGRCMNCGIPFCHQGCPLGNLIPEWNDLVYREDWQEASERLHATNNFPEFTGRACPAPCESSCVLGINQPPVTIKNVEVSIIDRAFAEGWVQPVEPSRQTGRAVAVVGSGPAGLAAAQQLTRAGHSVVVLERDDRLGGLLRYGIPEFKLEKRHVDRRLQQLRAEGTRFRTGVDVGGTGEGALSVDDLRSRFDAVVLATGANVPRELAVPGRDASGIHPAMEYLTQANRRVEGDWIAEPLSAEGKNVVIIGGGDTGADCLGTALRQGARSVTTLAIGTQPPAERDESQPWPTHPVLFEVSAAHEEGGNRSFLASTTGFEVGADGAVTGLKVSRTEYRDGRRGPTPGTETVLPATLVLIAMGFTGTREDGLLADLGVDLTARGTIEHDQQWATTAPDVFTAGDCARGQSLIVWAIAEGRACAAAVDRHLMGSSSLPTPVRPGENPVTV, via the coding sequence ATGGCTGATCCCCGAGGATTCCTCCGCTACCGCGACCGCGAACTGCCGCCGCGGCGGCCCGTGCCGGTGCGGCTGATGGACTGGCGCGAGGTGTACGAGGCCCGCGAGCAGGGCACTCTCGACGTCGTCTCCCGTCAGGCCGGCCGCTGCATGAACTGCGGCATCCCGTTCTGCCACCAGGGCTGCCCGCTGGGCAACCTGATCCCGGAATGGAACGACCTGGTCTACCGCGAGGACTGGCAGGAGGCGAGCGAGCGCCTGCATGCGACCAACAACTTCCCGGAGTTCACCGGCCGCGCCTGCCCCGCGCCCTGCGAGTCCAGCTGCGTGCTGGGCATCAACCAGCCCCCGGTGACCATCAAGAACGTCGAGGTCTCCATCATCGACCGCGCTTTCGCCGAGGGGTGGGTCCAGCCCGTCGAGCCGTCCCGGCAGACCGGGCGCGCGGTCGCCGTCGTCGGTTCCGGACCCGCCGGGCTGGCCGCCGCCCAGCAGCTGACCCGGGCCGGCCATTCCGTGGTCGTCCTCGAGCGCGACGACCGTCTCGGCGGACTCCTGCGCTACGGGATCCCCGAGTTCAAGCTGGAGAAGCGCCATGTGGACCGCCGGCTGCAGCAGCTGCGCGCCGAGGGCACGCGCTTCCGCACCGGCGTGGACGTCGGCGGCACGGGGGAGGGCGCGCTCTCGGTCGACGATCTCCGCTCCCGGTTCGACGCGGTGGTCCTGGCGACCGGGGCGAACGTGCCCCGAGAGCTGGCGGTGCCCGGCCGCGATGCGTCCGGCATCCACCCGGCCATGGAGTACCTGACCCAGGCGAACCGCCGGGTGGAGGGCGACTGGATCGCCGAACCCCTCTCGGCCGAGGGCAAGAACGTGGTCATCATCGGCGGGGGCGACACGGGCGCGGACTGCTTGGGAACCGCCCTGCGCCAGGGCGCCCGCTCCGTCACCACCCTCGCCATCGGCACCCAGCCCCCTGCGGAGCGCGACGAATCACAGCCCTGGCCGACCCACCCGGTGCTCTTCGAGGTCTCCGCCGCCCACGAGGAGGGCGGCAACCGCTCGTTCCTGGCCTCCACCACCGGATTCGAGGTCGGAGCGGACGGCGCGGTGACCGGACTGAAGGTCTCCCGCACCGAGTACCGGGACGGGCGTCGCGGACCGACGCCCGGGACGGAGACCGTCCTGCCCGCCACCCTGGTGCTGATCGCGATGGGCTTCACCGGGACCCGCGAGGACGGCCTGCTGGCGGATCTCGGGGTGGACCTCACCGCACGCGGCACCATCGAGCACGACCAGCAGTGGGCCACGACAGCCCCCGACGTGTTCACCGCGGGCGACTGCGCCCGAGGTCAGAGCCTGATCGTGTGGGCGATCGCCGAGGGTCGCGCCTGCGCGGCCGCCGTCGACCGCCACCTGATGGGCTCCAGCTCCCTGCCGACGCCGGTGCGCCCCGGGGAGAACCCTGTCACGGTGTGA